In Aegilops tauschii subsp. strangulata cultivar AL8/78 chromosome 3, Aet v6.0, whole genome shotgun sequence, one genomic interval encodes:
- the LOC120975467 gene encoding putative E3 ubiquitin-protein ligase SINA-like 9, which translates to MSGWVTHASRVLCRLRSAGSHMGPAYRIVGPVSGGGRRWPDGGAEGDAAPAPPLKLLEVAELAAGRDFEGRRWPEKAGAERVSAEENCSGKKAKVTAEVTKITLNVNPKLLECSGCCSPLVPPIFQCANGHITCLKCCADLKQRSCGLCASERTGCHVWGRILGGLTMPCSFKEHGCTETIPFTEKLAHEESCLHAPCHCPIAGSRPYRGRSLRDHINMEHATIQYTRVTASSLSPLSMRNDEPARLVSLGSRAVFLLVVDRSIPSGRALSVIHLVSDPIEKEDFKYKIEVHTRIGILSVSGSKTPSVGRLTTTYQAGASLLVSDIVWSPQDSPVYLELK; encoded by the exons ATGTCGGGATGGGTCACTCACGCCAGTCGTGTCCTGTGTCGCCTCCGCAGCGCCGGCTCCCACATGGGGCCAGCTTACCGGATCGTTGGCCCTGTGTCGG gaggagggcggcggtggcctGACGGAGGTGCGGAAGGGGACGCGGCACCGGCACCTCCGCTCAAGCTGCTGGAGGTGGCGGAGCTCGCCGCTGGTCGTGATTTCGAGGGGCGGCGTTGGCCGGAG AAGGCTGGTGCCGAAAGGGTCTCGGCGGAGGAGAACTGCTCCGGGAAGAAGGCTAAGGTTACGGCTGAGGTGACGAAGATCACTCTCAACGTAAACCCCAAGTTGCTGGAGTGCTCTGGTTGTTGCAGTCCGTTGGTTCCACCAATTTTTCAG TGCGCAAATGGCCACATCACATGCTTAAAGTGTTGCGCCGATCTGAAGCAACGTAGTTGCGGCTTGTGTGCCTCGGAGCGCACCGGCTGCCACGTCTGGGGGCGCATCCTCGGCGGCCTGACCATGCCGTGCTCGTTCAAGGAGCACGGGTGCACCGAGACGATCCCGTTCACGGAGAAGCTAGCCCATGAAGAGTCCTGCCTCCATGCCCCATGCCACTGTCCCATCGCTGGCTCCCGCCCCTACCGTGGACGGTCCCTGCGCGACCACATCAACATGGAGCACGCTACAATCCAGTACACCCGTGTCACAGCCAGCAGCCTCTCCCCCCTGAGCATGCGCAACGACGAGCCAGCCCGCCTGGTGTCCCTCGGCAGCAGGGCGGTGTTTCTCCTTGTGGTCGACCGCAGCATCCCATCGGGGCGTGCACTGTCGGTGATCCACCTCGTGAGTGACCCGATAGAAAAGGAGGATTTCAAGTACAAGATCGAAGTGCATACGCGGATTGGCATTCTCTCTGTGTCCGGCAGCAAGACACCGAGCGTCGGGCGGCTGACGACGACGTACCAGGCGGGTGCGTCGCTGCTCGTCTCGGACATTGTGTGGTCTCCCCAGGATTCTCCCGTGTACCTCGAGCTGAAATGA
- the LOC109771681 gene encoding putative pentatricopeptide repeat-containing protein At5g52630: MRTLISSSSRILDPKRSPRSHRPSDAGHLHCQTAPMASIPSLAVSGAAVAAKPLPSSAGFDKGGSYQRSTQAAENGRLESESPPRPLDAQEAMSMLKDGRTVQSAMYVPLLHRCVEASDRGGLRTARALHGHMAKTGTVADMFVATSLVNVYMRCGASRDARSLFDEMPEKNVVTWTALITGHTLNSEAVLALEVFVEMLELGRYPSHYTLGGMLNACSAARRIDLGQQVHGYSVKYGADTITSMGNSLCRMYCKAGDLESGLRAFKGTPDKNVITWTTMISSCAEDENYLELGLGLFLDMLEGGVMPNEFTLTSVMSLCGARLDMSLGRQVQAFCYKVGCEANLPVKNSTMYLYLRKGETDEAMRLFEEMDSSSIITWNAMISGYAQIMDSAKDDLHARSRGFQALKLFRDLVRSELKPDLFTFSSILSVCSAMMALEQGEQIHANTIKTGCLSDVVVNSALVNMYNKCGCIECATKAFVEMPTRTPVTWTSMISGYSQHGRSRDAIQLFEDMILSGARPNEITFVSLLSACSYAGLVEEAERYFDMMRNEYHIEPLVDHYGCMVDMFVRLGRLDDAFSFIKRTGFEPNEAIWSSLVAGCRSHGNMELAFYAADRLLELKPKVIETYVLLLNMYVSTGRWRDVARVRKLAKHEDVGVLRDRSWIAIRDKVYFFRADDMTHPQATELYQLLENLLEKAKAVGYEPYQNAPELLSDSKEGYDDKPAAAAGSLIKHHSERLAVALGLLKTPPGATVRVTKNITMCRDCHSSIKYFSLLANREIVVRDSKRLHKFKDGRCSCGDFGGALLL, from the exons ATGCGCACCCTTATCTCATCTTCCAGCCGCATACTCGACCCAAAGAGATCCCCTCGCTCTCACAGACCCAGTGATGCTGGCCATCTCCACTGTCAGACCGCGCCAATGGCATCCATCCCCTCCCTCGCCGTCTCCGGCGCCGCCGTCGCTGCCAAGCCCCTTCCGAGCTCCGCCGGCTTCGACAAG GGCGGTTCTTATCAGAGGAGCACCCAAGCAGCGGAAAATGGCAGACTGGAGAGCGAGAGCCCCCCTCGGCCGCTAGACGCCCAGGAAGCAATGAGCATGCTGAAGGACGGCCGGACGGTGCAGTCAGCGATGTACGTGCCCCTGCTTCACCGGTGCGTCGAAGCCAGCGACCGAGGGGGGCTCCGCACCGCCAGGGCCCTGCACGGCCACATGGCGAAGACCGGAACCGTCGCGGACATGTTCGTGGCGACGTCCCTGGTGAACGTGTACATGAGGTGCGGGGCGAGCCGGGACGCGCGCAgcctgttcgacgaaatgcccgAGAAGAACGTGGTCACCTGGACGGCGCTGATCACAGGCCATACTCTGAATTCTGAAGCGGTGCTGGCGCTGGAGGTGTTCGTCGAGATGCTCGAGCTGGGGCGGTACCCGTCGCATTACACGCTGGGCGGCATGCTGAACGCGTGCTCTGCCGCGCGCAGGATCGATCTGGGCCAGCAGGTCCATGGCTACTCGGTTAAGTATGGGGCCGATACGATCACGAGCATGGGCAATTCACTTTGTAGGATGTACTGCAAGGCTGGGGACTTGGAGTCTGGCCTGAGGGCCTTTAAGGGGACCCCTGACAAGAATGTGATCACCTGGACGACGATGATATCGTCCTGCGCCGAAGATGAGAACTACCTGGAGCTTGGGCTGGGCTTGTTTCTCGATATGCTCGAGGGAGGGGTGATGCCGAATGAGTTCACGTTGACCAGCGTCATGAGCTTGTGTGGCGCGAGGCTGGATATGAGCCTGGGCAGGCAGGTCCAGGCTTTCTGCTACAAGGTTGGGTGTGAAGCGAATCTTCCGGTGAAGAACTCCACAATGTACCTCTATCTCAGGAAGGGCGAAACGGACGAGGCCATGCGGTTGTTTGAAGAGATGGACAGCAGCAGTATCATCACGTGGAATGCAATGATCTCGGGGTATGCTCAAATCATGGACTCAGCAAAGGATGACCTCCATGCTCGTTCCAGAGGGTTCCAGGCACTCAAATTGTTCCGTGATCTCGTGAGGTCTGAATTGAAGCCTGACCTGTTCACCTTCTCAAGCATCCTATCAGTCTGCAGCGCCATGATGGCCTTGGAGCAGGGTGAGCAAATCCATGCAAACACGATAAAGACTGGATGTCTGTCCGATGTTGTTGTGAACAGCGCGCTGGTAAACATGTACAACAAGTGTGGATGCATCGAATGTGCGACCAAAGCCTTCGTCGAGATGCCAACACGGACACCTGTCACGTGGACCTCTATGATTTCAGGGTACTCGCAGCATGGCCGGTCCCGAGATGCGATACAGCTCTTTGAGGACATGATATTGTCCGGCGCCAGACCAAACGAGATCACATTCGTAAGTTTGCTGTCAGCCTGCAGCTATGCTGgtttggtcgaggaggctgagcGCTACTTTGACATGATGCGGAATGAGTATCATATAGAGCCTCTCGTGGACCATTACGGGTGCATGGTTGACATGTTCGTGCGGTTGGGCCGGCTGGATGATGCATTTTCCTTCATCAAGAGAACAGGCTTTGAGCCGAACGAGGCcatctggtccagtttggtggcTGGATGCCGGAGTCATGGGAACATGGAACTTGCTTTCTATGCCGCTGATAGGCTCCTTGAGCTCAAGCCGAAAGTGATTGAAACATATGTCTTGCTGTTGAACATGTACGTGTCTACTGGCAGATGGCGTGACGTTGCTAGGGTGCGCAAACTGGCCAAACATGAAGATGTCGGGGTTCTCAGAGACCGTAGCTGGATTGCAATCAGAGACAAGGTGTATTTCTTCAGAGCTGATGACATGACTCACCCTCAAGCTACAGAGTTGTATCAATTGTTGGAGAATTTGCTGGAAAAGGCTAAGGCCGTAGGGTACGAGCCGTACCAGAATGCTCCTGAGTTGTTATCTGACAGCAAGGAGGGCTATGACGACAAGCCTGCTGCTGCCGCAGGTTCACTAATAAAGCACCACAGCGAGAGGCTAGCTGTTGCTCTGGGGCTGCTCAAAACACCTCCTGGTGCGACAGTCCGTGTGACCAAGAACATCACCATGTGCAGGGACTGCCACAGCTCTATCAAGTACTTCTCATTACTCGCAAACAGAGAGATTGTTGTCCGGGACAGTAAACGGCTTCACAAGTTCAAGGATGGTCGGTGCTCGTGTGGGGATTTCGGTGGTGCGCTCCTCCTGTGA
- the LOC109771691 gene encoding uncharacterized protein, producing MAGNGPEMALKEGLVRFRLQQERNQAALSALPASLLRPDGDNLWLLFFEMRPKETSTARKLAAGAQIRFSDDTARLQKINQVRTSAVGKQIRDVIALLERTREPLTLHQINEKTYVDIDGNGAVAESLRNNAKVRFDGECYSYKRTHDVRGKDELLSLIRTFPDGLPASEVEDAYPSVLEDLQALKSSGDIYLLSVQRTNVFF from the exons ATGGCGGGCAATGGGCCAGAG ATGGCGCTGAAGGAGGGCCTCGTCAGGTTCAGGCTGCAGCAGGAGAGGAACCAGGCGGCTCTATCCGCCCTCCCTGCTTCTTTGCTACGACCTGACGGCGACAATCTATGGCTTTT GTTCTTTGAAATGCGGCCAAAAGAGACTAGCACCGCGAGGAAGTTGGCCGCCGGAGCACAGATCAGATTCTCCGACGACACCGCGCGGCTACAGAAGATCAACCAAGTGAGGACGTCCGCCGTCGGAAAACAGATCAGAGATGTGATCGCGCTGCTCGAGAGGACGAGGGAACCTCTCACGCTGCACCAGATCAACGAGAAAACCTACGTCGACATCGACGGCAACGGCGCCGTCGCCGAGAGCCTGAGGAACAACGCCAAGGTGCGCTTCGACGGCGAGTGCTACTCGTACAAGCGCACGCACGACGTCAGGGGCAAAGACGAGCTGCTCTCGCTGATCAGAACCTTCCCCGACGGCCTCCCGGCGTCGGAGGTGGAGGACGCATATCCATCCGTGCTGGAAGACCTGCAGGCCCTGAAATCTTCAGGCGACATCTACTTGCTGTCGGTCCAGAGAACTAATGTTTTCTTCTGA